The stretch of DNA TCACCTGATGATTCTCAGAGCCCAGTTGCTCGCTGGGTGCCCAGCTGCctggaggatgcaggagagCTTCACTCTGCCTGCCCTCCTGGCCTTCTGGTGTCCTCCGTTCCgtgagctcctgctgctgctccatgtCCACAGTAGGTTTGGCTTCAAGCTCCTCCGACACATCAATGTTTTGTGCGTCTCCAGCGGTCACGGCGAGCGGGGCCTTGGTTTGTTGTACATGCAGAGATGCAGCctgctttcctctctccctttcaGCCTGGGCAGCAGATTCACTTTCAGGAGCATCCAACACCAGTTTTACAGCAGAAGGTTCAGGGGCTTTTGGAGTCCTTCCGATACGTGCTGAATGAATATGGTTCTCCCCAGTCCACGTTGAGGCATCGCAGAACATACGCACGGTCCCCGAAGTCTTCTTTCCTTTAGCCTTATAAAGAGCGACTCTCTTTGGAAACACACTGAGCCGCTTGTTCTTGCCAAATATACCTCCCATTGCCAGAGATGAAAGGAGCAAGTCAACCAACTGCCTTCTTCTGGAGAGGCTGCCGCCCTGCTAGGAGCTGCACGCTGCTTGAAGAGGAGTAGGGAGCTCTGTCTCTTAATGAAGAAGCGGCTTCAGGCCTGCAAGACATGGATATTTATTAGCCCATATCTATTTGGGGGAGTTAGGTGTTCAATTTTCACATAGTAGTAGCTGTAGAGCATTGTCGGAGATCACAGAAATGAACTATAATGTAGGTGGAATTGCACATGGGTACAGAGAGACCTTTTAAGAAATAGTAGTctgaggcagagggagaaaaagagactACCTATCACACCAGGCCACTCTGGCAAACAGTTACAGCTTTTAAGAGCCAAACCGCCACTGCCATTCACTGTCTTCCAGCAGGATGGCTGCAGTGCCAATGAGATTTTATTACACTACAGACTTGGGTAGCAAAGCTGCCAAGTTTGTTCAACTCTAGCCATTCCAGTTAGTGTTTAGACTACTGCTAACAGCTAAatgcaggagggaagagaagcaaGGCAGGCTGGAAAAAGTTACACATGAGTTCAAAATTCATAAGACGCAGAATGGTTTATTCCTTGATAAGACCATTAAGAAAAGCctgaaagcaaaccaaaaagaacaTCTCCCAGCACACAATGACTCTTCAAAACCAAGTAGCAAGGTCTGCCTTAAACACACAAGTTaacaagaaaaatcacttgTACTCCGAGACAGCCAGGGTCTAAAACCCCACACCATAAACATCAAACAGTGATACAGCTGATAGACCCACAgaccacacaaaaccacaccatTATCACCCAGAGACCCATAGCCCACTCTTACCAGCACAGCTCCACAATCCCCAGTGAACACCAGACACCTGTGGGACAAAGCCCCTGGTCTGGGGTTAAATAGCAGGAGGGCGTCACACGCAATCTCTTCCCCCTTTGACTCCCAACCTTAGTTCCAGCAGGTTGTGAAGTTCCCTCACACTCTATTTCCTATTTTTCCCAGCCATTTCATAGCCATTGGAAACAGCGCATGGCTATACTTCCTAAATGCAGTTGATACATGATTAGCTCCATTGTGGTCGTTTGATAGTTGGCAGTGACTACGTAAAATAAAGGTAAAGACTAATGTGGTGCAGTCATGGACAAAGAAAACTGACCACTATTTGTAACTCACAATGGCAAGCAGCAGAATAACAGCCGTGCTGCAGGTGATGTATGAGCAGTCCTTTAATTTACAAATGACATGACCAAAGTGATAGTctattgtattattttctgttgagCAGTTAGGGGTGAAAAATTATATCCCCCTTTTCCACTCGTGTGCTGTCTGCAACTGGTTGAGTCGTGCAGTTTGCTGTTGTACAGTGCTGGCAGATTATTTTAAGGTTCCCAGCCACAGCTGATCACCCTCTGTAGGCATTAACATTCCCTGGTTATGGTTACTGGCTGGAAGCGAGCTGTGATGTTAAATAGGTCATATGggcaaaacacaaaagcaaatatccattaaaaacacactaatcCCAGAGTCATCAGCGTAAAGGCATATCTGAAATATCCACTGCCAAGAGCAATGGATCTGAATAAGACTAAAAGGATCAAAATAGCTGGATTCcagccttctcttttttcttgcatAAAACTCCCTCAAACCTACATTTTTTGATGCCAATTGTGGTTCTGAATCCTATACTTTGCCTAGCTGCTATGATTCCCTAATGCAGGCAACGCAGGAGTGTTTGGCGACCAGAACACGACAGCATCCGCATCTTGCCTTTTATGATGTGGTCCAACATCTGTTCTGGGTGATAATAAACGGGTCTGTGCATCTCGGTGCCTGCGCCCATCGCGTATTTACAGTGGCTGGAAGGGTTTCCCTTCacgtctggggtttttttacaagAGCTTTTCAAAACCTCTTTTGTGTACCT from Columba livia isolate bColLiv1 breed racing homer chromosome 24, bColLiv1.pat.W.v2, whole genome shotgun sequence encodes:
- the LOC106145860 gene encoding uncharacterized protein LOC106145860, coding for MGGIFGKNKRLSVFPKRVALYKAKGKKTSGTVRMFCDASTWTGENHIHSARIGRTPKAPEPSAVKLVLDAPESESAAQAERERGKQAASLHVQQTKAPLAVTAGDAQNIDVSEELEAKPTVDMEQQQELTERRTPEGQEGRQSEALLHPPGSWAPSEQLGSENHQVTLLTQTTVKAEVHVSADVQGGPGKVHCDTAESELPAGAEQEAGVVSAAEEARVGNAHREVSVQKAADSPAASCAVEDSEVPLRATETREDTTSVQRSAEEQVCCAAKAPPDLQLEPDTEAPITEDMEGNAFEPEQAEALAEVCDDGQTSKESK